The DNA window AGGCGGTCGTAGTCGGTGCGCTGCCCGACGCGCGTCTCGGCGACGGCGAAGTTCGCGCGGCGCACGGGATTGTAGATCGCGTCCACGCGCACGAGGTCCACGGGCAGGCCGCGGTCCACCGGGTGCTGGTCGCTCTCGACGTAGCCGCGCCCCTTGTTCACGTAGAGCTCCACGTTCAGCTCCCGGTCCTCCTGGAGCGTGAACAGGTGGTGCCCCGCCTCGACCACGCGCACGCCCGACTGCGCCTGGATGTCGCCGGCCGTCACCGGGCCCGCCTCCGACTTCTGGATGCGCAGCACGGCGTTCTCGACGTCCTCGTCCATCTGCAGGACGAGCGTCTTGAGCTGGCCGATGATCTGGTGGACGTCCTCGACGACGCCCGGGATGGTCTGGTGCTCGTGCACGACGCCGTCGATGCGGAAGCCCCAGACGGCCGCGCCGCGGAGCGACGACAGCAGGAGGCGGCGCATCGCGTTGCCGAGCGTGTGCCCGAAGCCGCGCTCGAGCGGCTGCAGGTTGAACTCGGCGACGTTCGGGTTGTCCGTGCGCTTCGTCGACTCGACGAGCTGCGGCCGGACGAGCCCGCGGAGATCGATGGTGGTGGCCATGCGGTGAGTTCTGTCCTGGTCCGACCGGGGAACCGTCTCACGACGGGCTCCGGCGACGCCCTGCCCCGCCCTTCACGCGCGGCAGGCTCGTTGGGGAGTGAAGGTCCCGACCCGTGCCGACCGCGATGCGTCGGCACCGGGTCGGTCCATCTTATTTGAACGCGGGCGCGGTCTGGGACCGCGCCCGCGGACACTCCGCGCGCCCCGGAGGGCGCGAGGAGGATACGGCTTACTTCGAGTAGAGCTCGACGACCAGCTGCTCCTGCGCCGCGATCGGGATGCTCTGGCGCGCGGGGCGCTCGAGCATGCGGCCGGAGTACGACTCCTTGTCGACCGCGATCCACGACAGCGGGGCGCCGCGCGACGACTGGTCCATCGCGGCCATCACGAGCGGCATCTCGCGCGAGGCCTGCTTCACGCGGATCTCCTCACCCGGCTTCACCTGGAAGCTGGGGACGTCCACCGTGCGCTGCTTGACCTCGACGTGGCGGTGCCGGATGAGCTGGCGGGCCGCCTTGCGGCTCGGCGCGAAGCCCATGCGGTACACGATGTTGTCGAGACGGCTCTCGAGCGCGGCGAGCAGGTTGTGACCCGTGATGCCCTGCTGGGTCGCGACCTTCTCGAACGTGTTGCGGAACTGGCGCTCCGAGATCCCGTAGATGCGCTTGATCTTCTGCTTCTCGCGCAGCTGCTTGGCGTACTCAGAGACCTTGCGGCGGCGGGCCGTCGCCTGGCCATGCTGGCCGGGGGCGTACGGGCGACGCTCGACCGGGCACTTCTCGGTGAAGCACTTGGTGCCCTTCAGGAACAGCTTCGTCCCTTCGCGCCGGCACTGCCGGCAGCTGGGACCCGTGTAACGCGCCATTGGTTAGACCCTCCGGCGCTTCGGCGGCCGGCAGCCGTTGTGCGGAATCGGGGTGACGTCCTTGATGGACTTGACCTGCAGGCCGGCCGACGCGAGCGCCTGGATGGCGCTCTCGCGACCCGAGCCCGGGCCCTGGACGCGCACGTGCACCCGACGCACGCCGGCGGAGAGCGCTTCCTTCGCGCACTGCTCCGAGGCGACCGTGGCGGCGAACGGCGTCGACTTCTTCGACCCCTTGAAGCCCGCCTTGCCCGACGAGCCCCAGGCGATCGCGTTGCCGCGGCTGTCGGTGATCGTGACCGTCGTGTTGTTGAACGTGGCCTGCACGTGCGCCACGCCCTCGGCCTCGACGACCTTCTTGGTCTTCTTCGCAGTAGCCATTACTTGGTCACCTTCTTCTTGCCGGCGATGGCGCGGCGCGGGCCCTTCTTGGTGCGCGCGTTCGTGTGCGTGCGCTGACCCCGGACCGGCAGGCCACGGCGATGACGGATCCCGCGGTAGGACCCGATGTCCATCAGCCGCTTGATGTTCATCGCGACTTCGGTGCGGAGGGCGCCCTCGACCTTGTGGGCACGCTCGATCTCCGCGCGAAGTCGCGCGACATCGGCGTCGCTCAGATCACGGACGCGCTGTGCGGGGTTCACCCCCGTCGCCTCGATGATGGCGAGCGCCGTGGCGCGGCCGATCCCGAAGATGTAGGTGAGCCCGATCTCGACCTTCTTGTCGCGAGGGAGATCGACGCCGGCAATACGTGCCATATCAGCCCTGACGCTGCTTGTGCTTGGGATTGCGCGAGCAGATGATGCGAGTCACGCCGTCGCGCTTGACGACCTTGCAGTGCTCGCAGATCGGCTTCACGCTGCTGCGGACTTTCACAGTGCGCTCCAGTCGAACCGGATGAAATTTGCGGCCAAGACCCGGAATTAAATGGGCTTAGCCTCATCATGCAACCCCCCGTGCTCGGCCGCGGCACGGAAAGGGCACTCGCGTCACCGCAGCGCCGCGCGCGCCGCGTGCATCGCCGCCACCGGGTCGGGCGCCGCCGTCACCGTGCGCCCCAGCACCACGTAGCGCGCCCCCGCGGCCACGGCCCCCTCCGGCGTCACGACGCGCGCCTGATCGTGCGCGGCGTCGCCCGCCAGCCGCACGCCCGGCACCAGCGGCGCCAGCGCATCGCCGTGCGCGGCCCGCACCGCCGCCGCCTCGTGGCCGCTGCACACCAGGCCATGCGTGCCGGCGGTGCGCGCCAGCCCCGCCAACCGGAGCACCTCCTCCCGCACGTCGGACACGGGGCGACCCACCGCGGCGCCCAGATCGGCGGCCGAGTGCGACGTCAGCACCGACACGGCGAGGATCCCGCAGCCGTGGGCGTCGCCCTGATCCCCCGCCCCCTCGACCGCCGCGGCCAGCATCGCCGGCCCGCCGTACGCGTGCACGGTCGCCAGCCGGACGCCCAGCCGCGCCGCCGACCGGCAGGCGCCGCGCACCGTGTTGGGGATGTCGTGGAACTTGAGGTCGAGGAAGACGTCCTTCCCGAGCCCGCGCAGCCAGCGCACGACGTCGGGCCCCTCCGCCGTGAACAGCTCCAGCCCCACCTTGTAGAAGTCGCAGGCGTCGCCCAGCCGGTCCACGAGCGCCACGGCGGCGGCGCGGTCGGGGACGTCGAGGGCGACGATGCCGCGCGCGGGCGCCGGATCGGTCGGGGTCATGTCGGCCACTGAAGGGTTCCCACGACGTCGGCCAGCCGCGCCACGCCGTGCCGATCGCGCCAGCGGTCCAGGTCGCGGACCACGCGCTCCGGGAGCCGGGGGTCCTGCATCGCCGCGGTGCCGATGCCCACCAGCGACGCCCCGGCCAGCAGGTACTGCAGCGCGTCGTGCGCGCTCCGGACGCCGCCCAGCCCTACGATCGGGACCCGGACCGCCTGCCGCACCCGCCACGTCGCGAGCACCCCGACGGGCACCAGGCCGGCGCCGCTCACCCCGCCCGAGCCGAAGCCCAGGGCGGGCCGCCGACCGTCCACGTCGACGACGAGGCCCGGGATCGTGTTGGTCAGCGTCAGCGCGTCCGCCCCCGAGTCCACCGCGATCCGCGCCGTCTCGGCCACCTGCGGGAGCACCGGCGAGAGCTTCACCACGAGCGGCTTCCGGGTCGCCCGGCGGCAGCTCTCGACCACGGTACGCAGCGCGAGCTGATCGGAGCCAAACTCAGCCCCGCCAGCCTTTACGTTGGGGCAGCTCACGTTCAGCTCGAACCCCTCGACCGCGGGCGCGTCGTCCAGGCCCTCGACCACGCGCGCGAACTCGTCGACCGCGAAGCCGACCACGTTCACCAGCACGCGGGCGCGCGAGACGAGCGCCGCGAGGCGCGGCAGGTGGTCGCGGCGCACGACCTCGAGCCCGGGATTCGCGAGGCCGACCGCGTTGATCATCCCGCCCGGGAACTCCGCCACGCGAGGCGCCGGGTTCCCCTTCCGCGGCTCGACGCTGACGGCCTTGGTGACGATCCCGCCCAGCCGCTCGAGGTCCACGACCTCGCGCAGCTCGTGGCCGTAGCCCGCCGTGCCGGACGCGAGGACTACCGGGTTCTGGAACGACAGCCCCGCGACCGCCATCGCGAGCGGGCCCGCGTCGGCGACGCTCCGTGGGAGCGTCGGCGCCGGCGGCGCGACCGCGGTCACTGGCGGACTCCCGCGCGCTGGCGCTGCTCGTACCGCTTCAGGTAGTCCACGGCCGCGTCCGCGACCGCCTCCGCGATCTCGCGCTGGCCGGCCGCGCTGCTCATCCACGCCGCGTCGGCCGGGTTGGAGCCGAAGCCGACCTCCACCAGCACCGCCGGCATGAACGCCGACACGAGCACCCGGAACCCGGCCTGCCGCACGCCGCGGCTCGGCCCCGGATGCGCCCGCGCGAGCCGCCGCTGGACGATCGACGCCAGCTCGCTCGACTCGCGCAGGTGCTCGTTCTGCGCCATGTCGCGCATGATGAAGGAGAGCGGGTCGTCCTTCCCCGCCGTCGACGCCCCCTCGAAGCGGACGGACTCGTTCTCGAGGTCGGCCACCCGTCGGTCGTCGGCGGTCTTCGCCTCGGAGAGGAAGTAGGTCTCGAAGCCGCGCGTCGCCGCCGGATCGCGCCACGCCGGATTCGCCGCGTTGACGTGGATCGAGACGAACAGGTCGCCCTGCTTCTGGTTGGCGATCCGCCCCCGGTCCGCGAGCGCGATGAGCGTGTCCGTGGTCCGGGTCATCGCCACGCCCACGCCGCGCTGCCGCAGCGCGTTTCGCAGCGCCAGCGACACGGAGAGGGTCACGTCCTTCTCGCGGATGCGCGGCCCGCCGCCGAGGGGGCCCTGCATCCCGGCGTCCGGGCCGCCGTGTCCGGCGTCGATCACCACCACGCGCTGCCCCAGCGAGCTCGGCGGCGGCGCGGACGCGCGTTCGACGACGTCCGGGGCCGGGCGACGCGGCCCGATGATGGTCGGCAGGCGGACGCTGGAATCCTCGGCCACCGGCGCGGGCGCCGGAGCGGCAGCCACCGCGCGCGGCGGCGCGCTCGGCGCCGTCGTGCGCCGGCGGCCGAAGGTCAGCGCGCGCCGCTCGGCGTCGTACGCGATCTCCGGCGCGACGGTCGGCAGCGCGTCGGTCAGGAGCTGCAGCGGGAGCCAGAGCCGCTCCCCCTCGAGCATCGGCGCGCTCGCCAGCGGCAGCTCGTCGGCGGCCGAGTCGGCGCCGAGGATCGCGAAGGGGATCCCTTCGCGGAGCGTCAGCGTCCGGCCGGGGAGGCGCAGCCGCCAGCGCCCCGGCCCATCCTCCGCGAGTGCGCCCGAGACGGCGGCCGCCAGCTGGTCGGCCCGCACGTAGCTGCGCGTCCCGCCGCCGGCGTCACGCTCCTCCATCAGGAGCACCTGCCGCTCGATGCCTCCCTGCCCCACGACGAGCAGCGTGCCCGGCCCGGCGACCGTGGCGGCGCGGCGCGTGGCCGACGGGCGTGCGGGTGCCGTCGCACTGGGGCGCGCCGGTGGCTGCGCCGTCTGCAGGAGCCAGAGGAGTGGGAGCAGCACCTTCGCTCCGTCAGCGCGCGCGCGCGAAGCGCGCCATGTCCCGCTCGTCGTCCTTCTTGCGCAGGTCCTGCCGCTTGTCGTGCTCCTTCTTGCCCTTGCCCAGGGCGAGCGCGACCTTCGCGCGGCCGTTCTTGAAGTAGAGGTCGAGCGGGACGAGCGTGAGGCCCTGCCGCTCGACGGCGCCGATCATCTTGCGGATCTCCTTGCGGTGCAGGAGCAGCTTCCGCGTGCGCGTCGGCTCGTGGTTGAAGCCCCCGCCCATCCCGTAGTGGCCGATGTGCAGGTTGAGCAGGAACACCTCGCCGTCCTTCACCACGCCGTAGGCGTCGGTGAGGTTGGCGCGCCCGTCGCGCAGCGCCTTGACCTCGGTGCCGAGCAGCGCGATGCCCGCCTCCCACGTCTCGAGGATGTGGTAGTCGTGGCGCGCGCGCTTGTTGCGCGCGATCGAACCGTCGGCGGACTTCTGGTCGCCGTGCTGCGCGGACTTGGCCATCGTGTGGGGAGCGGCGTGAGGCGGAGCGGCGGCAAGTTAGTCGTGGCCGGCGAAGCGCGGCAACGCGGCGGCCGTGCCGCGGCGCGGCCGGGCGAGCGTTGACGCACGCACCTGCCTCGACTACACTTACTGCTCT is part of the Roseisolibacter agri genome and encodes:
- a CDS encoding DNA-directed RNA polymerase subunit alpha, whose amino-acid sequence is MATTIDLRGLVRPQLVESTKRTDNPNVAEFNLQPLERGFGHTLGNAMRRLLLSSLRGAAVWGFRIDGVVHEHQTIPGVVEDVHQIIGQLKTLVLQMDEDVENAVLRIQKSEAGPVTAGDIQAQSGVRVVEAGHHLFTLQEDRELNVELYVNKGRGYVESDQHPVDRGLPVDLVRVDAIYNPVRRANFAVAETRVGQRTDYDRLTLTVETNGTITPEEAVSYAAALAQTHFQYFAGFGSHAAAAVAAGGDASGGDARRMADLLRTPIDDLELSVRSVNSLKNSNIRTLGDLVRQTESQILQVKNFGKKSLQEIADLLEREGLNFGMRYEEAGDGVRITDWGTAPSRAAANAPEDDDEE
- the rpsD gene encoding 30S ribosomal protein S4 gives rise to the protein MARYTGPSCRQCRREGTKLFLKGTKCFTEKCPVERRPYAPGQHGQATARRRKVSEYAKQLREKQKIKRIYGISERQFRNTFEKVATQQGITGHNLLAALESRLDNIVYRMGFAPSRKAARQLIRHRHVEVKQRTVDVPSFQVKPGEEIRVKQASREMPLVMAAMDQSSRGAPLSWIAVDKESYSGRMLERPARQSIPIAAQEQLVVELYSK
- the rpsK gene encoding 30S ribosomal protein S11 produces the protein MATAKKTKKVVEAEGVAHVQATFNNTTVTITDSRGNAIAWGSSGKAGFKGSKKSTPFAATVASEQCAKEALSAGVRRVHVRVQGPGSGRESAIQALASAGLQVKSIKDVTPIPHNGCRPPKRRRV
- the rpsM gene encoding 30S ribosomal protein S13; this encodes MARIAGVDLPRDKKVEIGLTYIFGIGRATALAIIEATGVNPAQRVRDLSDADVARLRAEIERAHKVEGALRTEVAMNIKRLMDIGSYRGIRHRRGLPVRGQRTHTNARTKKGPRRAIAGKKKVTK
- the rpmJ gene encoding 50S ribosomal protein L36 codes for the protein MKVRSSVKPICEHCKVVKRDGVTRIICSRNPKHKQRQG
- the pyrF gene encoding orotidine-5'-phosphate decarboxylase, which codes for MTPTDPAPARGIVALDVPDRAAAVALVDRLGDACDFYKVGLELFTAEGPDVVRWLRGLGKDVFLDLKFHDIPNTVRGACRSAARLGVRLATVHAYGGPAMLAAAVEGAGDQGDAHGCGILAVSVLTSHSAADLGAAVGRPVSDVREEVLRLAGLARTAGTHGLVCSGHEAAAVRAAHGDALAPLVPGVRLAGDAAHDQARVVTPEGAVAAGARYVVLGRTVTAAPDPVAAMHAARAALR
- a CDS encoding dihydroorotate dehydrogenase; protein product: MTAVAPPAPTLPRSVADAGPLAMAVAGLSFQNPVVLASGTAGYGHELREVVDLERLGGIVTKAVSVEPRKGNPAPRVAEFPGGMINAVGLANPGLEVVRRDHLPRLAALVSRARVLVNVVGFAVDEFARVVEGLDDAPAVEGFELNVSCPNVKAGGAEFGSDQLALRTVVESCRRATRKPLVVKLSPVLPQVAETARIAVDSGADALTLTNTIPGLVVDVDGRRPALGFGSGGVSGAGLVPVGVLATWRVRQAVRVPIVGLGGVRSAHDALQYLLAGASLVGIGTAAMQDPRLPERVVRDLDRWRDRHGVARLADVVGTLQWPT
- a CDS encoding N-acetylmuramoyl-L-alanine amidase family protein; protein product: MLLPLLWLLQTAQPPARPSATAPARPSATRRAATVAGPGTLLVVGQGGIERQVLLMEERDAGGGTRSYVRADQLAAAVSGALAEDGPGRWRLRLPGRTLTLREGIPFAILGADSAADELPLASAPMLEGERLWLPLQLLTDALPTVAPEIAYDAERRALTFGRRRTTAPSAPPRAVAAAPAPAPVAEDSSVRLPTIIGPRRPAPDVVERASAPPPSSLGQRVVVIDAGHGGPDAGMQGPLGGGPRIREKDVTLSVSLALRNALRQRGVGVAMTRTTDTLIALADRGRIANQKQGDLFVSIHVNAANPAWRDPAATRGFETYFLSEAKTADDRRVADLENESVRFEGASTAGKDDPLSFIMRDMAQNEHLRESSELASIVQRRLARAHPGPSRGVRQAGFRVLVSAFMPAVLVEVGFGSNPADAAWMSSAAGQREIAEAVADAAVDYLKRYEQRQRAGVRQ
- the smpB gene encoding SsrA-binding protein SmpB yields the protein MAKSAQHGDQKSADGSIARNKRARHDYHILETWEAGIALLGTEVKALRDGRANLTDAYGVVKDGEVFLLNLHIGHYGMGGGFNHEPTRTRKLLLHRKEIRKMIGAVERQGLTLVPLDLYFKNGRAKVALALGKGKKEHDKRQDLRKKDDERDMARFARAR